A DNA window from Capnocytophaga sp. ARDL2 contains the following coding sequences:
- a CDS encoding succinate dehydrogenase/fumarate reductase iron-sulfur subunit: MNLTLKIWRQKNAKDKGQMVDYKISGIEPDMSFLEMLDVLNNELIEKGDDPVAFDHDCREGICGMCSLFINGEAHGPDRGITTCQLHMRKFKDGDTIYIEPFRAKAFPVIKDLVVDRSSFDRIQHAGGFISVNTSGNTQDANNLPIRKENADKAFDAATCIGCGACVATCKNSSAMLFVSAKVSQFALLPQGQVEAVERVLNMVEAMDNEGFGNCTNTGACEVECPKGISLENIARMNREYLKASLVK, from the coding sequence ATGAATCTTACATTAAAAATTTGGCGTCAAAAAAACGCAAAAGATAAAGGTCAGATGGTTGATTACAAAATCAGCGGAATCGAACCAGATATGTCGTTCTTGGAAATGCTCGATGTATTAAACAATGAATTAATCGAAAAAGGAGACGACCCAGTTGCATTTGACCACGACTGTCGTGAAGGTATCTGTGGTATGTGTTCGTTGTTTATCAACGGCGAAGCTCACGGACCAGACAGAGGGATCACTACTTGTCAGTTGCACATGCGTAAGTTTAAAGACGGAGACACGATTTATATCGAGCCATTTCGTGCAAAGGCTTTCCCTGTAATCAAAGACTTGGTAGTAGATCGTTCGTCTTTCGACCGTATCCAACACGCAGGAGGATTTATCTCGGTAAACACTTCTGGAAATACACAAGACGCAAACAACTTGCCTATCCGTAAAGAAAACGCAGACAAGGCGTTTGATGCAGCTACTTGTATCGGATGTGGTGCGTGTGTAGCTACTTGTAAAAACTCATCAGCTATGTTGTTCGTATCTGCAAAAGTTTCCCAATTTGCTTTGTTGCCACAAGGTCAAGTAGAAGCGGTAGAGCGTGTATTGAATATGGTAGAAGCTATGGACAACGAAGGTTTTGGTAACTGTACAAATACCGGAGCATGTGAAGTAGAATGTCCGAAAGGAATTTCTTTGGAAAACATCGCTCGTATGAACAGAGAATACTTAAAAGCAAGTTTGGTAAAATAA
- a CDS encoding fumarate reductase/succinate dehydrogenase flavoprotein subunit translates to MSLDNKIPQGPIHSKWTDYKNHIKLVNPANKRNIDVIIVGTGLAGGSAAATLAELGYNVKAFCYQDSPRRAHSIAAQGGINAAKNYQGDGDSIYRLFYDTVKGGDYRAREANVHRLAEVSVNIIDQCVAQGVPLAREYGGLLDNRSFGGTQVSRTFYAKGQTGQQLLLGAYSAMNRQIGRGKIKMYNRHEMLDLVIVNGKARGIIARNLVTGEIERHSAHAVVIASGGYGNVFFLSTNAMGSNVTAAWKAHKRGAYFANPCYTQIHPTCIPVTGDHQSKLTLMSESLRNDGRIWVPKKLEDAQAIREGRLKPTQIAEEDRDYYLERRYPSFGNLVPRDVASRAAKERCDAGFGVNATGEAVYLDFASAIERYGKEQARILHLNENDKKLVYDLGKKIVENKYGNLFQMYEKIVDEDPYVTPMMIYPAVHYTMGGVWVDYNLMTTVEGCYCIGEANFSDHGANRLGASALMQGLADGYFVLPYTIGDYLADDIRTGAISTDLPEFEEAENNVRKMIDHLMNNKGTHSVDYFHKKLGKIMWNKVGMARNAKGLTEAMDEIAALRAEFYKDVKVSGVAESFNQELEKALRLADFLELGELFAKDALHREESCGGHFREEHQTEEGEAKRDDENFSYVAAWEYTGNPRESILHKEALEYENIKMVTRSYK, encoded by the coding sequence ATGAGTTTAGATAATAAAATACCACAAGGTCCTATTCATTCAAAATGGACTGATTATAAAAATCATATCAAATTGGTAAACCCTGCCAATAAGAGAAATATCGATGTAATCATCGTAGGTACAGGATTGGCTGGTGGTTCGGCTGCTGCTACTTTGGCAGAGTTGGGCTATAATGTAAAGGCTTTCTGCTACCAAGATTCTCCTCGTAGAGCACACTCTATTGCAGCTCAAGGGGGTATCAACGCCGCAAAAAACTACCAAGGTGATGGCGACTCTATCTACCGTTTGTTTTACGATACAGTAAAAGGAGGGGATTATAGAGCTCGTGAGGCAAATGTTCACCGCTTGGCTGAAGTTTCTGTAAACATTATCGACCAATGTGTGGCTCAAGGGGTGCCATTGGCAAGAGAATATGGTGGTTTGCTTGACAATCGTTCGTTTGGTGGTACGCAAGTATCTCGTACTTTCTACGCAAAAGGTCAAACAGGACAACAGTTGTTGTTGGGAGCTTACTCTGCAATGAACCGTCAAATTGGGCGTGGAAAAATCAAAATGTACAACCGTCACGAAATGCTTGATTTAGTAATCGTAAACGGTAAAGCTCGTGGTATCATCGCTCGTAACTTGGTAACTGGTGAAATTGAAAGACACTCTGCTCACGCAGTAGTCATCGCATCGGGTGGATACGGAAATGTATTCTTCCTTTCTACAAATGCGATGGGATCGAATGTAACTGCAGCTTGGAAAGCTCACAAAAGAGGTGCATACTTTGCCAACCCATGTTATACACAAATTCACCCAACTTGTATCCCTGTTACGGGAGACCATCAATCAAAATTGACTTTGATGTCAGAATCTTTGAGAAACGACGGTCGTATTTGGGTGCCTAAAAAATTGGAAGATGCTCAAGCAATCCGTGAGGGTAGATTGAAACCAACACAAATTGCAGAAGAAGATAGAGATTATTACTTAGAGCGTCGTTATCCTTCGTTTGGAAACTTGGTGCCTCGTGATGTGGCGTCTCGTGCAGCAAAAGAAAGATGTGATGCTGGTTTTGGTGTAAATGCTACAGGTGAGGCTGTATATTTGGATTTTGCTTCGGCTATCGAAAGATACGGTAAAGAACAAGCGAGAATTTTACACCTAAACGAAAACGATAAAAAATTGGTGTACGATTTAGGTAAGAAAATCGTAGAAAATAAATACGGAAACCTTTTCCAAATGTATGAGAAAATCGTTGACGAAGATCCGTATGTTACACCAATGATGATTTATCCGGCGGTACACTATACAATGGGTGGTGTATGGGTAGATTACAACTTGATGACTACCGTAGAGGGATGTTACTGTATTGGAGAGGCCAACTTCTCAGACCACGGAGCTAACCGTTTGGGAGCTTCGGCGTTGATGCAAGGTTTGGCTGATGGATATTTCGTATTGCCATACACTATTGGTGATTATTTGGCAGATGACATCCGTACAGGAGCGATTTCTACAGATTTACCAGAGTTTGAAGAAGCTGAAAACAATGTACGCAAAATGATCGACCACTTGATGAACAACAAGGGTACGCATTCTGTAGATTACTTCCACAAAAAATTAGGGAAAATCATGTGGAACAAAGTGGGTATGGCGAGAAACGCAAAAGGTCTTACTGAGGCCATGGACGAAATCGCTGCATTGAGAGCCGAATTCTACAAAGATGTGAAAGTATCTGGAGTAGCAGAATCTTTCAACCAAGAGTTGGAAAAAGCATTGCGTTTGGCAGACTTCTTAGAATTAGGAGAATTGTTTGCAAAAGATGCATTGCACCGTGAAGAATCATGTGGTGGACACTTCCGCGAAGAACACCAAACTGAAGAAGGAGAAGCAAAACGCGACGACGAAAACTTCTCGTATGTAGCAGCTTGGGAATACACAGGAAATCCTCGTGAATCGATTCTTCACAAAGAAGCTCTTGAGTACGAAAACATCAAAATGGTAACTCGTAGTTATAAATAG
- a CDS encoding succinate dehydrogenase cytochrome b subunit, with the protein MAKSALLKSSIGKKYWMALTGLFLCVFLIGHLVGNLQLIYASDLQFNQYAHFMTTNPAVKVLSYLTYFSILFHAVDGILLTIQNKKARPVGYAKNNAAANSTWQSRNMAVLGTLLLVFIVTHMTNFWAKMHFSEMPLQTQVLATPMGDVEMYNTTSGSFIEKQQVEMGGLELKNGKEFYIPNSDLKFAEGYKDLYKITVDFFKNPVNNMGLIATILYVLSMAVLSFHLLHGFKSAFQSLGLNHTKYNGIIKCAGTAFAIIVPLLFAIIPVYIHFVK; encoded by the coding sequence ATGGCAAAATCTGCACTATTAAAGTCGTCTATCGGTAAGAAATACTGGATGGCGCTTACAGGTTTATTTTTATGCGTGTTTTTGATAGGTCACTTGGTAGGAAACCTACAATTGATTTACGCTTCAGACTTGCAGTTCAATCAGTACGCTCATTTCATGACTACGAATCCTGCGGTAAAAGTATTGTCTTATTTGACTTATTTTTCTATTTTATTCCACGCAGTTGATGGTATTTTATTGACCATCCAAAACAAAAAAGCTCGCCCTGTTGGTTATGCTAAAAACAATGCTGCTGCAAACAGTACTTGGCAATCGAGAAACATGGCGGTTTTAGGGACTTTGTTGTTGGTGTTTATCGTTACACACATGACAAATTTCTGGGCAAAAATGCATTTTTCTGAAATGCCTTTGCAAACGCAAGTATTGGCTACTCCTATGGGGGATGTAGAAATGTACAACACTACTTCTGGAAGTTTTATTGAAAAACAACAAGTAGAAATGGGAGGTTTGGAATTGAAAAATGGGAAAGAATTTTACATTCCAAATTCTGATTTGAAATTTGCTGAAGGGTACAAAGATTTGTACAAAATCACAGTAGATTTTTTCAAAAATCCTGTAAACAACATGGGATTGATTGCTACTATTTTGTATGTGCTTTCTATGGCTGTGTTGAGTTTTCACTTGTTGCACGGATTTAAAAGTGCCTTCCAATCTTTGGGATTGAACCATACGAAATACAACGGAATCATCAAATGTGCAGGTACTGCTTTCGCAATCATCGTACCTTTGTTGTTTGCAATTATTCCTGTATATATCCATTTTGTAAAATAA
- a CDS encoding L,D-transpeptidase family protein, which produces MNKKLYPLICFLLIGVNCFRPSADEVKHPEIVYFVPCQILQTAGATKKFYDTFGQHTFWNSFQNREELLDFLTNDIEKHGFKRSDFLYDKLIGHHQKYQQYIPSQRVAADFDFTTIFLKATFYLNHGRVHPKKIISDWEIDKKRTIDYQLPFDALKNHSVKEALLSQIPKNKFYQELQSQWEQSKNPLDKLLLNMERARWIPDDLGEYYVWVNIPEMKLRWIEKGEVLYTHRTIIGKTDRKTPVLNSAFNSIVLNPTWTVPPTILKNDVLPAATNNRSYFANRRIKILDSKGNEVEPEDWNPERYKSYRYVQEPGKSNALGTIKFNFPNNHMVYLHDTNNRSLFANDNRTLSSGCVRVEHPFDLATYIFNTENKKISKDDMIEIVESEKTKHISLSKKVKIYQTYFTTIVENNQLKSISDPYQWDEAMIKRIKAKK; this is translated from the coding sequence ATGAATAAAAAATTATACCCCTTGATATGTTTTCTATTGATAGGGGTAAATTGTTTTCGCCCGTCGGCTGATGAGGTAAAACATCCAGAAATTGTTTATTTTGTACCTTGTCAAATACTTCAAACGGCAGGTGCAACCAAAAAGTTTTACGATACTTTTGGTCAACATACTTTTTGGAATTCTTTTCAAAATAGAGAAGAATTACTCGATTTTTTGACTAATGATATTGAAAAACATGGGTTTAAACGTTCAGATTTTTTGTATGACAAATTAATCGGTCATCATCAAAAATATCAACAATACATACCCTCACAGAGAGTCGCCGCTGATTTTGATTTTACTACTATATTTTTAAAAGCAACATTTTATCTAAATCACGGTCGTGTACATCCTAAAAAAATCATTTCAGATTGGGAAATTGATAAAAAGCGAACTATAGATTATCAATTGCCCTTTGATGCATTAAAAAATCATTCAGTCAAAGAAGCGTTACTTTCGCAAATACCTAAAAATAAATTTTACCAAGAATTGCAATCACAATGGGAGCAATCAAAAAATCCATTGGACAAGTTATTGCTAAATATGGAAAGAGCTCGTTGGATACCCGATGATTTGGGCGAATATTATGTTTGGGTAAATATTCCTGAAATGAAACTGAGATGGATAGAAAAAGGAGAAGTTTTATATACTCATCGTACCATCATTGGAAAAACAGATAGAAAAACTCCTGTGTTGAATTCGGCATTCAACAGTATAGTACTCAATCCCACTTGGACAGTACCGCCGACGATTTTAAAAAATGATGTCTTGCCAGCAGCTACCAATAATCGAAGCTATTTTGCAAATAGAAGAATAAAAATCTTAGATTCAAAGGGAAATGAAGTAGAGCCAGAAGATTGGAATCCAGAAAGGTACAAATCTTATAGATATGTACAAGAACCAGGTAAAAGCAATGCACTGGGAACGATAAAGTTTAATTTTCCCAACAATCATATGGTGTACTTGCATGATACCAACAATCGTTCGTTGTTTGCCAATGACAATAGAACGTTGAGTTCGGGTTGTGTACGCGTTGAACATCCTTTTGATTTGGCAACGTACATATTTAATACTGAAAATAAAAAAATATCAAAAGACGATATGATAGAAATCGTCGAATCAGAAAAGACCAAACATATTTCATTGAGTAAAAAAGTAAAAATCTATCAGACGTATTTTACAACGATTGTAGAAAACAATCAGTTGAAAAGTATTTCAGACCCTTATCAATGGGATGAGGCAATGATAAAGAGAATAAAAGCAAAGAAATAA
- a CDS encoding GNAT family N-acetyltransferase → MIEIKEISADETIDLRHLVLRNDMPREESVFEGDYEKETKHFGAFEDGKLIGVVSYHKKDTNNYKVNDVYRLTGLAIVKSHQGKGIGRELVETSLRKVTANKAAFIWCFARDFAVKFYVKLGFSLKIQEVLIPHIGSHRIMFKFITKDE, encoded by the coding sequence ATGATAGAAATAAAAGAAATTTCAGCAGATGAAACCATCGATTTGAGGCATCTCGTGTTGAGAAATGATATGCCCCGAGAGGAGAGTGTGTTTGAAGGCGATTATGAAAAGGAAACCAAGCATTTTGGAGCTTTTGAAGACGGAAAATTGATAGGCGTAGTGTCGTATCACAAAAAAGATACAAACAATTATAAGGTAAACGATGTCTATCGATTGACAGGTTTGGCAATTGTAAAATCGCACCAAGGAAAAGGAATCGGAAGGGAATTGGTAGAAACGAGCTTACGTAAAGTAACAGCAAATAAAGCAGCGTTTATATGGTGTTTTGCAAGAGATTTTGCTGTCAAATTTTACGTAAAACTAGGTTTTTCGCTCAAAATACAAGAAGTGTTGATTCCTCATATTGGTTCACATCGAATTATGTTTAAATTTATTACAAAAGATGAATAA
- a CDS encoding flavin reductase family protein: protein MKTFDPKELNPMQVQNYLQSAIGPRPIALASTIDANGNHNLSPFSFFNIFSSNPPVLIFSPARRVRNSTTKHTLENVKEIKEVVINVVNYDIVQQTSLSSTEYGDGVDEFVKAGFTKVASENIRPMRVKESPVQLECIVKDVVALGDQGGAGNLVICEVVKFHINEDILDENGVIDTKKIDLVARMGGNWYTRAIDGMFEVEKPLVTLGVGVDALPQSVVAQGFFTGNELGILGNIEIIPTQEEVEDYKLSNDTIQQWLNDKNTKEICMFAKECIKKGQVDQAWKAVLCAATIQ, encoded by the coding sequence ATGAAGACATTTGACCCAAAAGAATTAAACCCAATGCAAGTGCAAAACTATTTGCAATCTGCCATAGGGCCAAGACCCATCGCATTAGCAAGTACAATCGATGCAAATGGCAATCACAATTTATCACCGTTTAGCTTTTTTAATATTTTTAGTTCCAATCCACCTGTGTTGATTTTCTCTCCAGCACGTAGAGTGAGAAACAGTACCACAAAGCATACTTTAGAAAATGTAAAAGAAATCAAAGAAGTGGTAATCAATGTGGTAAATTATGATATTGTACAGCAAACCTCTTTGTCATCTACAGAATATGGAGACGGAGTAGATGAGTTTGTAAAAGCAGGATTTACAAAAGTTGCCTCAGAAAACATTCGACCAATGCGAGTAAAAGAAAGCCCTGTGCAATTGGAATGTATCGTGAAAGATGTAGTAGCATTGGGCGATCAAGGAGGAGCAGGAAATTTGGTGATTTGTGAAGTAGTAAAGTTTCATATCAACGAAGATATTTTAGACGAAAACGGAGTAATTGATACCAAAAAAATCGATTTAGTAGCTCGTATGGGAGGTAACTGGTACACTCGAGCGATTGACGGAATGTTTGAAGTAGAAAAACCATTGGTAACGTTGGGGGTGGGGGTAGATGCCTTGCCTCAGTCGGTAGTTGCACAAGGATTTTTTACAGGAAATGAGTTGGGGATTTTAGGAAACATTGAAATAATTCCAACACAAGAAGAAGTAGAAGACTACAAATTGTCAAATGATACGATTCAGCAATGGTTAAATGACAAAAACACAAAAGAAATTTGTATGTTTGCGAAAGAATGTATCAAGAAAGGGCAAGTAGATCAGGCTTGGAAAGCAGTTTTATGTGCTGCTACTATTCAATAA
- the rnhA gene encoding ribonuclease HI — MPQIIIHTDGSSRGNPGPGGFGVVLQQVGTQRQKEIAQGYRYTTNNRMELLAVIVGLEALKIENCDVLVVSDSKYVVDAINQHWIVGWQKKGFKGVKNPDLWQRFLQVYRKHKVQFQWIKGHNNHPLNERCDFLAVNASKQENLLIDEGYEQQNLFDI, encoded by the coding sequence ATGCCCCAAATCATCATACATACAGACGGTTCGTCACGCGGCAATCCAGGTCCGGGTGGATTTGGTGTGGTTTTACAACAGGTAGGAACCCAGCGTCAAAAGGAAATCGCACAGGGCTATCGATACACGACCAACAATCGCATGGAATTATTGGCGGTAATTGTAGGTTTGGAAGCTTTGAAAATAGAGAATTGTGATGTTTTGGTAGTTTCTGATTCTAAGTATGTAGTAGATGCCATCAATCAGCATTGGATTGTAGGTTGGCAAAAAAAAGGATTTAAAGGAGTGAAAAATCCCGATTTATGGCAGCGCTTTTTACAGGTGTATCGCAAACATAAGGTTCAATTTCAGTGGATCAAGGGACACAACAATCATCCGTTGAACGAACGCTGTGATTTTCTTGCAGTAAATGCGTCCAAACAAGAAAACTTATTGATAGACGAAGGATACGAACAACAAAATTTATTTGATATATAA
- a CDS encoding Ig-like domain-containing protein, whose product MKNLRQLLFLVIICISLFFSCAKRGYITGGPQDTLPPVLLKAIPENFSTQFNEKTIKLSFDEYVKLNNVNQQLIISPPMEQMPELSPMGLANKTVTIKLKDSLKSNTTYSFNFGNSIVDNNEGNAFEAFKYVFSTGKFIDSLQVNVQLRDAFEPTLNQGVKVMLYEAENFKDSLIFKKKPYYVAHAAKGQTSATLENIKAGEYVLFALTDDNNNYTFQPKLEKIAFLSHSISVPTDSIFVLTLFKEQPQNNISRPSMLSKNKWLVPFEGEYKNITIEVSDFEKKIPSAFYKVADKDSLHVFMPEIAKDSLKFSFTNGDYTKEYVLKPRNVKTIDTLNVSFRTGSVLHFRDSLQISSTTPIVQFDKEKIQLTDDKENETIFDIVQDKLKNILYLIFDKKENTSYKLQLYPGAVTDLFQKSNDSLRWEGKTTSYADYANLTVTVEHTEEVPLIFELLNDKNKVVQKQIVPENKQLVFQRLEPGKYQARVIIDANVNGKWDSGNYLEKRQSETIVNLPVIWDARANWELNETVRVGD is encoded by the coding sequence ATGAAAAACCTCAGACAACTTTTATTCCTTGTTATTATTTGCATCAGCCTATTTTTCAGCTGTGCAAAACGCGGTTATATCACAGGTGGACCTCAAGACACCCTGCCACCCGTATTATTGAAAGCTATTCCTGAAAATTTTTCAACTCAATTCAACGAAAAAACAATCAAATTGTCGTTTGATGAATATGTAAAACTAAACAATGTCAATCAACAATTGATTATTTCGCCTCCAATGGAGCAAATGCCCGAACTTTCCCCTATGGGATTGGCAAATAAAACGGTAACGATCAAGTTGAAAGACAGTCTGAAATCCAATACCACCTATTCTTTTAACTTTGGAAATAGCATCGTGGACAACAATGAAGGCAATGCTTTTGAAGCGTTTAAATATGTGTTTTCTACAGGCAAATTTATCGATTCTTTGCAAGTAAATGTACAATTGCGAGATGCTTTCGAACCTACGCTCAATCAGGGGGTAAAAGTGATGTTGTACGAAGCCGAAAATTTTAAAGATTCGTTGATTTTCAAGAAAAAGCCGTATTATGTAGCTCACGCAGCCAAAGGACAAACTTCGGCAACTTTAGAAAATATCAAAGCAGGTGAATATGTGCTTTTTGCACTGACAGACGATAATAACAACTATACTTTTCAACCCAAATTGGAAAAAATAGCATTTTTGTCTCATTCGATTAGCGTACCAACAGATTCTATTTTTGTACTAACGCTTTTCAAAGAGCAACCACAAAACAACATTTCTCGTCCGTCGATGTTGTCAAAAAACAAATGGTTGGTGCCGTTTGAGGGAGAATATAAAAATATTACCATTGAGGTTTCTGATTTTGAAAAGAAAATACCGTCGGCTTTTTACAAAGTAGCAGATAAAGATTCGTTGCATGTATTTATGCCAGAAATAGCGAAAGATTCGTTGAAATTTTCGTTTACCAATGGCGATTATACAAAAGAATATGTGCTAAAACCTCGAAATGTAAAGACTATCGATACGCTAAATGTTTCTTTCAGAACAGGAAGTGTATTGCATTTTAGGGATAGTTTGCAAATAAGCAGTACCACACCCATTGTGCAATTTGACAAGGAAAAAATCCAACTGACAGACGATAAAGAAAACGAAACAATTTTCGATATTGTTCAAGATAAATTGAAGAACATTTTGTATTTGATTTTTGACAAAAAAGAAAATACTTCTTACAAATTGCAACTTTATCCTGGAGCAGTAACCGATTTGTTTCAAAAGTCAAACGATTCGTTGCGTTGGGAAGGAAAGACAACTTCGTATGCAGATTATGCCAATCTTACAGTAACAGTCGAGCATACTGAAGAAGTCCCTTTGATATTTGAATTGCTCAACGATAAAAACAAAGTCGTACAAAAACAAATCGTTCCCGAAAACAAGCAATTGGTTTTCCAACGATTAGAACCAGGAAAATACCAAGCTCGAGTAATCATCGATGCCAACGTCAATGGCAAGTGGGATTCAGGAAATTATTTAGAAAAACGCCAATCCGAAACCATCGTCAATCTCCCAGTCATTTGGGACGCAAGAGCTAATTGGGAATTGAATGAAACGGTGAGGGTGGGAGATTAA
- a CDS encoding glycine--tRNA ligase: MAKQEDIFKNVISHAKEYGYIFPSSEIYDGLSAVYDYAQNGVELKKNIREYWWKSMVQMHENIVGIDAAIFMHPTTWKASGHIDAFNDPLIDNKDSKKRYRADVLIEDYCEKLYQKAQKEIEKARNRFGEAFDEEQFVSTNPRVVEYLSKKKEILERMAKGLDSGDLADVKLLIEELGIADPETGSKNWTDVRQFNLMFATKLGASADTAMDLYLRPETAQGIFVNFLNVQKTGRMKIPFGIAQTGKAFRNEIVARQFIFRMREFEQMEMQFFVKPGEEMKWYDYWKETRLKWHLSLGMGRENYRFHDHEKLAHYANAAADIEFNFPFGFKELEGIHSRTDFDLKAHEQHSGKKLQFFDNETNSSYVPYVVETSVGLDRMFLAVFSKALQEETLEDGSTRTVLKLPSVLAPTKAAVLPLVKKDGLPEVAREIIEDLKWDFNVAYDEKDAVGRRYRRQDALGTPFCITVDHQTLEDKTVTIRHRDTMQQERVAISDLRNIINDEVSMRNWLQKMK; this comes from the coding sequence ATGGCAAAACAAGAAGATATTTTTAAAAATGTAATTTCGCATGCAAAAGAGTATGGATATATTTTCCCATCAAGCGAAATTTACGACGGACTCAGTGCCGTATATGACTACGCTCAAAACGGAGTAGAGCTAAAGAAAAACATTCGTGAATATTGGTGGAAATCAATGGTGCAAATGCACGAAAACATTGTGGGTATAGACGCTGCAATTTTTATGCATCCCACCACTTGGAAAGCATCGGGGCATATCGATGCGTTCAACGACCCATTGATTGACAACAAAGATTCTAAAAAACGATACAGAGCCGATGTGTTGATTGAGGATTATTGCGAAAAATTGTATCAAAAAGCTCAAAAGGAAATCGAAAAAGCGAGAAATCGTTTTGGAGAAGCCTTTGACGAAGAGCAATTTGTGTCGACCAATCCTCGTGTGGTGGAATATCTTTCAAAAAAGAAAGAAATCCTCGAACGTATGGCAAAAGGTTTGGACAGTGGCGACCTTGCCGATGTAAAATTACTCATCGAAGAGTTGGGCATTGCCGACCCAGAAACAGGTTCTAAAAACTGGACAGATGTGCGTCAGTTCAACCTTATGTTTGCTACAAAACTCGGAGCGTCTGCCGATACAGCGATGGATTTGTATTTGCGTCCTGAAACCGCTCAAGGAATTTTTGTAAACTTCCTAAATGTACAAAAAACAGGAAGAATGAAAATACCGTTTGGAATTGCTCAAACAGGAAAAGCGTTTAGAAATGAGATTGTTGCAAGACAATTTATCTTCCGTATGCGTGAGTTTGAACAAATGGAAATGCAATTTTTTGTAAAACCAGGCGAAGAAATGAAGTGGTACGACTACTGGAAAGAAACGCGTCTAAAATGGCATCTTTCTTTGGGAATGGGTAGAGAAAACTACCGTTTCCACGACCACGAAAAATTGGCTCACTATGCCAATGCAGCAGCCGATATTGAGTTCAACTTCCCATTCGGATTCAAAGAATTGGAAGGAATCCACTCGCGTACCGATTTCGATTTGAAAGCACACGAGCAACATTCGGGTAAAAAATTACAATTCTTTGACAACGAAACCAATTCCTCTTATGTGCCGTATGTTGTTGAAACTTCGGTAGGATTGGATCGTATGTTTTTGGCAGTATTTTCAAAAGCCTTGCAAGAAGAGACTTTGGAAGACGGTTCTACACGCACCGTTTTGAAATTGCCATCGGTTTTGGCACCAACCAAAGCAGCGGTATTGCCATTGGTAAAAAAAGACGGATTGCCAGAAGTAGCCAGAGAAATCATCGAAGATTTGAAATGGGATTTCAATGTGGCTTATGACGAAAAAGATGCTGTAGGTCGTCGTTACCGTCGTCAAGATGCATTGGGTACTCCATTCTGTATCACGGTAGATCACCAAACTTTGGAAGACAAAACGGTAACCATCCGCCACAGAGATACGATGCAACAAGAAAGAGTAGCGATTTCAGATTTGAGAAACATTATCAACGATGAGGTTTCTATGAGAAATTGGTTACAGAAAATGAAATAA